Below is a window of bacterium DNA.
TCGCGGGGGACATCTTCCATCGACATCATCGGGCCGGCCACGCCGGAGTTGTTCACCAGGATGTCGATGGTCCCCCACTCGCCGAGGGCCTTGTCCACCATGTTCTTGACCGAAGCCTCATCCGTGATGTCGGTCGGCACGATAATATACGACGCGCCGAGGGAGGCGATTTTTTTTGCCGTTCCCTGAAGATTTTTCTCGTTCCGGGCGGCCAGCACCACCTTTGCTCCCTCGCGGGCCATCGTGAGGGCGATGACCTGACCGATTCCCTGGCTCGCGCCGGTCACAATCGCCACCTTATCCTTCAAGCGCATGTTTATTGCCTCCAGGAAAATCCGCTTATCCGAGATCGACGCCGGGAAACCAGTAGGAAAGTTCAAACGCCGCCGTCTCGGGCGCATCCGAGCCGTGAGTCGAGTTGCGCTCGATGCTCTCGGCGAACTCCTTGCGAAGGGTTCCCTCGGCCGCATCCGCGGGGTTCGTCGCCCCCATCACGTCGCGCCAGTGCTTGATGGCGTTCTCGCGCTCGAGCGCCAGCACAACCGTCGCCCCCGAGGACATGAAGGCGGTCAGGTCGCCGAAAAAAGGACGCTCGCGGTGGACGGCGTAAAAGCCCTCCGCCTCGGCCTTCGTCATCCGCACCAGGCGCATGGCCAGAATCCGGAAACCTTCCTTTTCAATCCGCGAAAGAATCTTCCCGGCCAGCCCGCGCCCGGTGGCATCCGGCTTGACCATCGCAAACGTACGTTCCA
It encodes the following:
- the ndk gene encoding nucleoside-diphosphate kinase, with the protein product MERTFAMVKPDATGRGLAGKILSRIEKEGFRILAMRLVRMTKAEAEGFYAVHRERPFFGDLTAFMSSGATVVLALERENAIKHWRDVMGATNPADAAEGTLRKEFAESIERNSTHGSDAPETAAFELSYWFPGVDLG